A stretch of Chitinophaga caeni DNA encodes these proteins:
- a CDS encoding efflux RND transporter periplasmic adaptor subunit has translation MMRKGTPIYNKLNLAPALLAGLLMIILNSCASSSAGPAPMANQTPSLPVVQLKQIDAATSRDYNAAIEGKVNVEIRPQVEGILDKIFVDEGAAVKKGQPLFKVNDRVYQEALSNAQANLMAAQANLDKAKIEVDRLAPLVKNNVVGEVQLKTAQSAEAAAKATVAQAEAMVSNAKINLGYTYITAPVDGYIGRIPYKVGSLVGRMETQALTVISDVSEVYAYFSFSEKDFLQFKEAYPGTTIREKLSHLPKVSLVLADNSVYQQEGTVETVDGQFDKTMGAISLRATFPNPNGELRTGATGKVRIPTTVENAVVVPQNATYELQDKVFVFVVGDSNKVASKPLLINGKSGNYYLVSGGVKGGDKIVYSGFDRLQDGAIIAPENISLDSLLKENPMR, from the coding sequence ATGATGAGAAAAGGAACACCTATTTACAACAAACTCAACTTAGCCCCTGCGCTGCTGGCAGGCTTGCTAATGATTATATTAAACAGTTGCGCTAGCTCCAGCGCTGGCCCGGCTCCAATGGCAAATCAAACGCCAAGCTTGCCGGTAGTACAACTGAAGCAGATCGATGCAGCAACTTCACGCGATTATAACGCGGCTATAGAAGGAAAAGTGAACGTGGAAATCAGGCCGCAAGTAGAAGGTATCTTGGATAAGATCTTTGTAGATGAAGGGGCTGCCGTTAAAAAAGGACAACCTCTATTCAAGGTCAATGACCGCGTGTACCAGGAAGCTTTAAGCAATGCCCAAGCAAATTTGATGGCAGCGCAAGCTAACCTGGATAAAGCTAAGATCGAGGTAGATCGCCTGGCACCACTTGTTAAAAATAACGTGGTGGGAGAAGTGCAATTGAAAACGGCACAATCTGCCGAAGCGGCTGCCAAAGCTACTGTGGCACAGGCGGAAGCGATGGTTAGCAATGCTAAGATCAACCTCGGCTATACGTACATTACGGCGCCGGTAGATGGTTACATCGGGAGAATCCCTTATAAAGTTGGAAGCCTCGTAGGCAGAATGGAGACGCAGGCATTGACGGTAATTTCCGATGTGAGTGAAGTGTATGCTTACTTTTCTTTTAGCGAGAAGGATTTCTTGCAATTTAAAGAGGCTTACCCCGGAACTACGATCCGTGAGAAGTTAAGTCATTTGCCTAAAGTATCATTAGTACTGGCAGATAATTCAGTTTACCAGCAAGAAGGAACCGTGGAAACAGTGGATGGCCAATTCGATAAAACAATGGGAGCCATCAGCTTAAGGGCTACCTTCCCGAATCCGAATGGTGAATTGCGCACCGGAGCTACCGGTAAAGTAAGAATTCCTACAACCGTTGAAAATGCGGTAGTTGTACCGCAGAATGCTACCTACGAATTACAAGATAAAGTGTTTGTATTCGTTGTGGGGGATAGCAACAAGGTGGCTAGTAAGCCGCTGTTGATCAATGGTAAAAGCGGGAATTATTACCTGGTATCCGGAGGTGTGAAAGGTGGTGATAAGATTGTTTATTCAGGATTCGATCGTTTGCAGGATGGAGCAATCATCGCACCGGAGAATATTTCCTTGGATAGTTTATTGAAGGAAAATCCTATGAGGTAG
- a CDS encoding helix-turn-helix domain-containing protein: MEVLNTADIPVYSLKDCTAGSEFVIKHLKYTVDSEYSVEPPHRHDGFSIGLMLKGSSTLFLDFEKFVVNAPAVLLITPEQVHKHELITDSEFISLYFTSDFLLAESEGMISCWECVFNNNLIHLSPSHVQELLSYTDIMMREVKENKPRKSIIIRNILSAFITACGRISAEDAIDIKGNGKDWNNDTSQLNIFRQFKLLVDRNYKELAQVSDYADMLHVTPGHLNDMVKTVTGNNAKHIIDTKRVTEAKRLLYWRQHSVKEIAFQLNFDDDAYFNRYFKRHTGITPASFQRTIREKYN, encoded by the coding sequence ATGGAAGTACTTAATACCGCGGATATACCCGTATATAGTTTGAAGGATTGTACCGCGGGATCGGAATTTGTGATTAAGCACCTAAAATATACAGTCGATTCTGAATACAGCGTGGAGCCGCCGCACCGCCATGACGGGTTCAGCATCGGGTTAATGCTGAAAGGCAGTAGTACGCTTTTCCTCGATTTTGAAAAGTTCGTAGTCAATGCGCCGGCCGTACTGTTAATTACGCCGGAACAAGTTCATAAACATGAACTGATTACGGATTCAGAGTTTATTTCCTTGTATTTTACCAGCGATTTCCTATTGGCAGAGTCCGAAGGGATGATCAGTTGTTGGGAATGCGTTTTCAATAATAACTTGATACACCTTTCCCCCTCGCATGTGCAGGAATTACTTTCTTACACGGACATCATGATGAGGGAAGTGAAGGAGAATAAACCGAGGAAATCGATTATTATCAGGAATATTTTAAGTGCCTTCATCACGGCTTGCGGCCGTATTTCCGCCGAAGACGCCATCGATATCAAGGGGAATGGGAAGGACTGGAATAATGATACTTCACAGTTGAATATATTCCGTCAATTCAAGCTATTAGTTGATAGGAATTACAAGGAGTTGGCACAGGTCTCCGACTACGCAGATATGTTGCATGTTACACCCGGACATTTAAATGACATGGTGAAAACTGTAACGGGTAACAATGCCAAGCATATTATTGATACGAAAAGGGTTACGGAGGCCAAACGGCTATTATATTGGCGGCAACATTCGGTGAAGGAGATCGCTTTTCAATTGAATTTTGATGATGATGCATATTTTAATAGGTACTTTAAAAGGCATACAGGCATTACTCCTGCTTCATTTCAAAGGACAATCCGTGAAAAGTACAATTAA
- a CDS encoding endonuclease MutS2, giving the protein MKYFPGSALAQLEFDKVQLLLSEHCRTELGKQMVAELRLHTHLDYVKSALQQAHEYKQLLLIQEYFPNDFILNIKGELRLLGIQGATLSGEQFLSIRRMVESMEGIFRFFDAERRIQYAGLAEVIADTYYEKKIVQLIDEVLDESGQVRDNATPELSKIRMNLYRKRNELRRAFDRVLQKLAKQGYLADIEEAFLSGRRVVAIFAEQKRMVKGILHGESDTRKTVFVEPEETIELNNEVFSLEREEGREVQRILKTLTSQVARFKDLLEHYYQISGTYDFIRAKAKLALDLNGNYPMLEQHPQIHLVEAYHPLLYLYNKRNQKPTIPVNLTLNKDGHILVISGPNAGGKTVTMKTVGLIQLMLQAGLLVPVHPTSQIGIFKQLMIHIGDTQSLEFELSTYSSHLKNMKYFMENANGKTLFFIDELGSGSDPNLGGAFAEVIMEELARKHAFGIVTTHYLNLKIMANKVKGIINGAMGFDEENLAPMYRLIVGKPGSSYTFSIAQRIGLHPGLIQRAKKLVDDGHFKLDKLLNKAEQDLQKVESKERELQKLMKENEKLKREFEYLSDKERKHQQVTFLKLQNKIKEDEIHYLKDMERKMKQLIIEWKRTDDKQKVIKQAENLLFKKKEKIINEKFEKKVQDKFVEVSKECNVGDLVKIKSNNQVGKLIEIRDKRAIVQLGNFPMNVQINDLVAVKERPKEESVKGKRKVT; this is encoded by the coding sequence TTGAAATATTTTCCAGGGTCTGCCTTAGCGCAATTGGAATTTGATAAGGTTCAGCTACTGCTATCCGAACATTGCAGAACTGAACTTGGAAAACAAATGGTTGCCGAGCTAAGGCTCCATACTCATCTAGATTACGTGAAATCCGCGCTGCAACAAGCGCATGAGTATAAACAATTATTACTGATTCAAGAATATTTTCCCAATGATTTTATCTTGAATATCAAGGGAGAGTTGAGGTTGTTGGGCATCCAGGGCGCCACTTTATCTGGCGAGCAGTTTTTGTCGATCCGGAGGATGGTGGAAAGCATGGAAGGGATATTCCGCTTCTTCGATGCCGAAAGAAGAATCCAATACGCGGGTTTGGCCGAGGTGATCGCGGATACGTATTACGAGAAAAAGATCGTGCAACTGATCGACGAGGTTCTCGACGAATCGGGGCAGGTGAGAGACAATGCCACTCCTGAACTATCTAAGATCAGGATGAACCTGTACCGCAAGAGAAACGAGTTAAGGCGGGCTTTCGACCGCGTATTGCAAAAGCTTGCCAAGCAAGGCTACCTGGCTGATATCGAGGAAGCTTTCCTAAGCGGCAGGAGGGTCGTAGCCATTTTTGCCGAGCAGAAAAGAATGGTGAAGGGTATTTTACACGGTGAATCCGATACCCGCAAAACCGTCTTCGTGGAGCCGGAAGAAACGATCGAACTGAACAATGAAGTATTTAGCTTGGAACGAGAGGAGGGGCGGGAAGTACAACGGATTCTCAAAACCCTCACCTCGCAGGTTGCCCGGTTCAAGGACCTGCTGGAACATTATTACCAAATCAGCGGTACCTACGATTTTATTAGGGCAAAGGCGAAGCTGGCATTGGATCTAAATGGTAACTACCCGATGTTGGAACAGCATCCGCAGATTCATCTTGTTGAGGCCTATCATCCCTTGTTGTATTTATATAACAAGAGGAACCAGAAACCGACGATCCCGGTAAACCTGACTTTGAATAAAGACGGGCACATTCTCGTGATCAGCGGGCCAAATGCCGGGGGGAAGACGGTTACCATGAAAACAGTAGGCTTGATACAACTCATGTTACAGGCAGGGTTGCTGGTTCCTGTGCACCCTACTTCGCAGATCGGGATTTTCAAGCAATTGATGATCCATATCGGGGATACGCAGTCCTTGGAGTTTGAATTGAGTACTTACAGTTCGCATTTAAAGAACATGAAATATTTCATGGAAAACGCGAATGGGAAAACGCTCTTCTTCATAGATGAACTGGGTAGCGGGTCTGATCCTAACCTGGGCGGTGCTTTTGCAGAAGTAATCATGGAAGAGCTAGCAAGGAAGCATGCCTTCGGTATCGTTACCACGCATTACCTGAACTTGAAGATCATGGCCAACAAGGTCAAGGGAATCATCAACGGGGCCATGGGTTTTGATGAAGAGAACTTGGCGCCGATGTACCGGTTGATCGTTGGCAAACCCGGTAGCTCTTATACCTTTTCGATCGCGCAGCGTATCGGCCTGCATCCCGGCTTGATTCAACGAGCGAAGAAATTGGTGGATGATGGTCATTTTAAACTCGATAAGCTGTTAAATAAAGCGGAGCAAGATTTACAGAAGGTCGAAAGCAAGGAGCGGGAATTGCAGAAGTTGATGAAAGAGAATGAGAAGTTGAAACGGGAGTTTGAATACTTAAGTGATAAGGAAAGAAAGCACCAGCAAGTAACCTTCCTCAAGCTACAGAATAAGATCAAGGAGGATGAAATCCATTACCTGAAGGATATGGAGCGGAAGATGAAACAGCTAATCATAGAATGGAAACGCACCGATGATAAACAGAAGGTGATCAAGCAAGCAGAAAACCTGCTCTTCAAAAAGAAAGAAAAGATCATCAATGAAAAGTTTGAGAAGAAGGTCCAAGATAAATTCGTTGAGGTTTCGAAGGAATGTAATGTCGGGGACCTGGTAAAAATTAAGAGCAATAACCAGGTAGGTAAACTGATCGAGATCCGCGATAAAAGGGCCATCGTTCAATTGGGGAACTTCCCGATGAACGTACAGATCAACGACCTTGTAGCGGTAAAAGAGCGCCCCAAGGAAGAATCCGTAAAAGGGAAAAGGAAAGTTACCTAA
- the msrA gene encoding peptide-methionine (S)-S-oxide reductase MsrA, with protein MKAKQVLFSSFAWLLSLTACAQQPTKQDKVPADMTINKNTPTAVATFGNGCFWCSEAIFQSLEGVLKVESGYSGGTVPDPTYKEVCTGTTGHAEVIQITYDPTKISYDDLLAAFWESHDPTTLNRQGNDVGTQYRSVVFYHDDEQKEKAEYYKKKLDESGAYKDPIVTEIAPFSKFYKAENYHQDYYNLNGSQPYCHYVIKPKLEKFRKVFKDKLKK; from the coding sequence ATGAAGGCGAAACAAGTGTTGTTCAGTAGTTTTGCATGGCTGTTATCCCTTACTGCTTGTGCACAGCAGCCTACAAAACAAGATAAAGTTCCAGCAGATATGACTATAAATAAAAATACGCCCACCGCCGTAGCTACCTTTGGTAACGGCTGTTTTTGGTGTTCCGAGGCAATCTTCCAAAGCTTGGAAGGGGTTTTAAAAGTAGAATCCGGCTATTCCGGGGGAACTGTACCCGACCCTACCTATAAGGAAGTATGCACCGGAACTACGGGCCATGCCGAGGTAATACAGATCACCTATGATCCTACCAAGATCAGTTACGATGATCTCCTGGCTGCCTTCTGGGAAAGTCACGATCCTACTACGCTCAACAGGCAAGGAAACGATGTAGGTACACAGTACCGTTCCGTCGTGTTTTACCATGATGATGAGCAAAAAGAGAAGGCGGAATACTACAAGAAGAAACTGGATGAATCCGGCGCTTATAAAGACCCGATTGTTACGGAGATCGCACCTTTCAGCAAATTTTATAAGGCCGAGAATTACCATCAAGATTATTATAATCTCAACGGTTCCCAACCTTATTGCCATTACGTCATCAAGCCTAAATTGGAAAAATTCAGGAAGGTGTTTAAAGATAAATTGAAAAAATAA
- a CDS encoding helix-turn-helix transcriptional regulator: MSLVIKDDTNAVLAVDEIKSNYENLDSPVLIEQDHVLEYEFAKANFKEMCFDGILLGYGSVNTQANIQVEASELDPMIGLMFILNGEVTASIREPSRKLHFKNYQHNIIYNPHNEDHVNLIQQPELQVFGVAFTKKKFLEMAVGNGRVLEQHAEIIDKNQLLLLDRNQVVTYKMMEIINSIKHCNYKDGLKKLFLQSKALELLALQCEQIEQHSLPQDPVLRLSPQDIEKIYFVRDIIINHVQTPLSLVDLSRLAGLNEFKLKKGFKQVFGNTVFGYLHDYRLEMAQDWVRDPSKSLTGIADELGFSSIQHFSNAFRKKFGLSPRQMR; encoded by the coding sequence ATGTCGCTGGTAATAAAGGACGATACCAATGCTGTGCTGGCGGTTGATGAAATTAAAAGCAACTACGAAAACCTGGACTCCCCGGTACTAATAGAGCAAGACCATGTTTTAGAATACGAATTTGCCAAGGCCAATTTCAAGGAGATGTGCTTCGATGGTATCCTATTGGGTTACGGCAGTGTAAATACCCAGGCTAATATCCAGGTAGAAGCCTCCGAACTAGACCCCATGATCGGGCTAATGTTTATTTTAAATGGCGAGGTAACAGCAAGTATACGGGAACCTTCGAGGAAACTCCATTTCAAGAACTACCAACATAATATCATCTATAACCCCCACAACGAAGATCATGTAAACCTTATTCAACAACCGGAATTACAAGTCTTCGGGGTTGCCTTCACCAAGAAAAAATTCCTGGAAATGGCAGTGGGAAATGGAAGGGTGTTGGAACAACACGCGGAAATTATCGATAAAAACCAGCTGCTGTTGCTGGACCGGAACCAGGTAGTAACCTACAAGATGATGGAGATCATCAATTCTATCAAGCATTGTAATTATAAAGACGGGTTGAAAAAATTGTTCCTGCAATCGAAAGCCTTGGAGCTGTTAGCATTGCAATGCGAACAGATCGAACAACATTCGCTGCCTCAAGACCCTGTACTAAGGCTTTCCCCGCAAGATATCGAGAAGATTTATTTCGTGCGTGATATTATTATAAACCATGTTCAAACACCTTTATCGCTGGTAGATTTATCAAGGTTAGCCGGTTTGAATGAATTTAAGCTGAAGAAGGGTTTTAAACAGGTATTTGGCAACACGGTGTTCGGCTATTTACACGATTACAGGTTGGAAATGGCGCAAGATTGGGTGCGCGACCCTTCGAAGAGTTTAACCGGCATCGCGGATGAGCTTGGATTCTCATCTATCCAACATTTCAGTAACGCTTTCAGGAAAAAATTCGGTTTAAGTCCAAGGCAGATGCGCTAA
- a CDS encoding Rrf2 family transcriptional regulator, with the protein MIKSKFAISIHILSLLENNGGEWLSSEIIAGSLNANPALVRKEICNLRSFELVESKEGKNGGTRLAKPAKDILLSDVFHAIKDEHVFGYSPNEPNHDCAVGKKINESLDQLFGLIDERIFDLLQDISLEEFCKNFSKDDCPNSKQTA; encoded by the coding sequence TTGATAAAAAGTAAATTCGCGATATCGATCCATATACTCAGCCTGCTAGAAAATAACGGGGGGGAGTGGCTTTCAAGCGAAATTATCGCCGGTTCATTGAATGCGAACCCGGCTTTGGTTAGAAAAGAGATTTGCAATTTGCGATCTTTCGAATTGGTTGAAAGCAAGGAAGGTAAAAATGGGGGCACCCGCCTGGCTAAACCTGCAAAGGATATTTTGCTGAGCGATGTTTTCCATGCTATTAAAGACGAACACGTTTTCGGGTATTCCCCTAACGAGCCTAACCATGATTGCGCGGTTGGTAAGAAGATCAATGAATCGCTGGATCAACTATTCGGGTTGATTGATGAAAGGATTTTTGATTTATTACAAGATATTTCTTTAGAAGAGTTCTGCAAAAATTTCTCCAAGGATGATTGTCCAAACTCCAAGCAAACCGCTTAG
- a CDS encoding DUF6263 family protein, with translation MKYSYILCCCILLFSAASAQEKVRLRASYNEGDKFLYKMSCSSKTSREGVASLFTLMKFEFEFLVGKLNTRKQQEITLRYKNIAYLVSPDGKKFVFGYDSKFEHPIEIDSSKQANILMYDVFQEVFSGMIDQEFSIYIAEDGNLVNVLGVDKMVDNIVDNSVAIPGEFKPGLRTALKQSMNNEFMKKQMNAAFNTMPGKPVGVNDSFDADIEFAGGIIHGNYTVQKIDKKTVTLLAKGNISSGENNVDGTTGGTIVLDRSNGMTKLGDIKTIVNVRVNDRIISTETDVVISSEKI, from the coding sequence ATGAAGTATAGCTACATCCTTTGCTGCTGCATCTTATTATTTTCTGCTGCCTCCGCGCAGGAAAAAGTGAGGTTAAGAGCCAGCTACAATGAAGGGGATAAATTTCTATACAAGATGTCTTGCAGCTCGAAAACATCAAGGGAAGGAGTGGCCAGTTTATTCACGCTGATGAAATTCGAGTTCGAATTTTTAGTAGGTAAATTAAACACTAGGAAACAGCAGGAAATTACTTTACGCTATAAAAATATTGCTTACCTGGTTTCGCCCGATGGAAAGAAATTTGTATTCGGATACGATTCCAAGTTCGAACATCCGATAGAGATAGATAGTTCCAAGCAAGCAAATATCCTGATGTACGATGTTTTTCAAGAAGTGTTTTCCGGGATGATTGACCAGGAATTTAGCATCTATATTGCGGAAGATGGAAACCTGGTGAACGTACTCGGCGTAGATAAAATGGTCGATAATATTGTAGATAATAGTGTTGCTATTCCAGGCGAATTTAAACCCGGCTTAAGAACCGCGTTGAAACAAAGTATGAACAATGAGTTCATGAAAAAGCAGATGAACGCCGCCTTTAACACTATGCCTGGAAAACCGGTCGGTGTGAATGATTCTTTCGATGCCGACATCGAATTTGCCGGTGGTATCATTCATGGAAATTATACCGTGCAAAAAATCGACAAAAAAACAGTCACCTTGCTAGCTAAAGGAAATATTTCCTCCGGTGAAAATAATGTAGATGGCACTACCGGCGGTACTATCGTACTTGACAGGAGTAACGGCATGACTAAATTGGGGGATATTAAAACAATTGTAAATGTTAGGGTGAACGATCGCATCATAAGTACGGAGACGGATGTTGTCATTTCTTCCGAAAAGATTTAA
- a CDS encoding DUF3472 domain-containing protein: MATACAKFNSSELLKDQAATANEGITPLLATDDTVTLYSNGYVFPYDQSNGYGSIGSNGLGAWIDTSGFSRVYFYPQTTGSIDVSIVVKAPSNTNTLRVRLDSSGTTYNVVVNQTSSYVTLNVGSFNITSAKYHCLEIKAVTKNGTYLPDVKSVVISSSLGLKYNKSVYRGAPATHLSYSYPGDSSIAWFYTEINVPGGADPLYAYYMTNGFWDGYFGIQVNSPTERRILFSIWSNYDTNDPNEIPADYAVTLVRKGANVVDNQFGNEGSGGQTYLVFPWVTGNTYKMLVHAEASGTHTLFTAWYYAPENSEWRLLAEWDKSKTNGQLLGGLYSFVENFGSNGSDYFKARYGNQWVRTESGNWIEVTQAYFTTTASDAAHQRYDEGAGIESGTMYMYSGGFREVGNSVGVTYTRSSSGSAPSINFSTLP; the protein is encoded by the coding sequence ATGGCAACAGCATGCGCAAAATTTAACAGCAGTGAACTACTTAAAGATCAAGCGGCTACCGCTAATGAAGGAATTACCCCGTTGCTTGCAACAGATGACACCGTAACCCTTTATAGCAATGGTTATGTATTCCCTTATGATCAGTCTAATGGCTATGGCTCTATCGGCTCAAACGGGCTTGGCGCCTGGATAGATACATCCGGGTTTAGCCGGGTATATTTTTATCCGCAAACTACGGGATCCATCGATGTATCTATAGTCGTGAAGGCGCCTTCTAATACGAATACACTCCGTGTTCGGCTCGATAGCTCCGGCACCACTTATAACGTGGTTGTCAACCAGACATCCAGTTACGTAACATTGAACGTAGGCAGTTTTAATATCACCTCTGCCAAGTATCATTGCTTGGAAATTAAGGCCGTAACAAAAAATGGAACTTATCTACCGGATGTTAAATCCGTAGTTATCAGCAGTTCCCTGGGACTGAAATATAATAAAAGTGTTTACCGCGGCGCCCCGGCCACACATTTGAGTTACAGTTACCCCGGCGATAGCTCCATTGCATGGTTCTACACGGAAATTAACGTCCCTGGCGGCGCTGATCCGCTATATGCTTATTACATGACTAACGGTTTTTGGGATGGTTACTTCGGTATACAGGTCAACAGTCCTACCGAGCGCCGCATCTTGTTTAGTATCTGGAGCAATTATGATACGAATGATCCGAACGAAATCCCTGCTGATTACGCCGTCACCTTGGTTCGCAAGGGGGCAAACGTGGTGGACAACCAATTCGGGAACGAAGGTTCCGGGGGGCAGACCTACCTCGTGTTTCCCTGGGTAACGGGTAATACTTACAAGATGCTGGTACATGCCGAAGCATCGGGTACCCATACGCTATTCACGGCCTGGTACTATGCGCCGGAAAATAGCGAATGGAGGTTATTGGCTGAATGGGATAAATCGAAAACCAACGGGCAGCTGTTAGGCGGGCTTTATTCTTTCGTTGAAAACTTCGGCAGCAATGGCAGTGACTATTTCAAGGCCCGCTACGGTAACCAATGGGTCCGCACGGAATCCGGTAACTGGATTGAAGTAACACAAGCATATTTTACCACCACGGCTAGCGATGCGGCGCATCAACGTTACGATGAGGGAGCCGGGATAGAAAGTGGTACAATGTATATGTATAGTGGCGGATTCAGGGAGGTAGGCAACAGCGTAGGCGTCACCTACACGCGATCCAGCTCGGGAAGCGCTCCTTCCATTAATTTCAGTACACTTCCGTAA
- a CDS encoding sodium-translocating pyrophosphatase, producing MSIVYIVPFFGLIALLYTAVKSAWVSRQDAGNARMQEIAKYIADGAMAFLKAEYKILTYFMIIAALLLGFMGATHENSDWTIALAFVMGAIFSATAGFIGMKIATKANVRTANAARNSLSKALKVSFTGGSVMGMGVAGLAVLGLGGLFIVLKTYFGAEANSAEMIKTIEVLTGFSLGAESIALFARVGGGIYTKAADVGADLVGKVEAGIPEDDPRNPATIADNVGDNVGDVAGMGADLFGSYVATVLATMVLGAETSSVDQFGGLAPILLPMLIAGLGIIFSIIGTWFVRISESVGQSTAAVQKALNMGNWGSIVLTAICSYFLVNYILADEMSLRGLPFTKNGVFGAIIVGLLVGTLMSIITEYYTAMGKRPVRSIIRQSATGHATNIIGGLSVGMESTLLPIIVLAAGIYGSYHFAGLYGVAIAAAGMMATTAMQLAIDAFGPIADNAGGIAEMSELPKEVREKTDILDAVGNTTAATGKGFAIASAALTALALFAAFVGIAGIDGINIYKADVLAGLFIGGMIPFIFSSLAIAAVGRAAMAMVEEVRRQFREIPGILEGTGKPEYDKCVAISTQASIREMILPGAIALITPVIIGFIFGPEVLGGFLAGATVSGVLMGMFQNNAGGAWDNAKKSFEKGVEINGETYYKKSEPHKASVTGDTVGDPFKDTSGPSMNILIKLMSIVSLVIAPTLASIFHTKDMAKQEPKPVVAPASTVTQDDANKTVFLEKDQEGKFTKL from the coding sequence ATGAGTATCGTCTACATCGTACCTTTTTTCGGATTAATTGCTTTGTTGTACACGGCCGTTAAAAGTGCATGGGTTTCACGTCAAGACGCAGGAAATGCGCGAATGCAAGAGATTGCTAAATACATTGCGGATGGCGCCATGGCCTTCCTGAAAGCAGAATATAAAATTTTGACCTATTTCATGATCATCGCGGCCCTCTTATTAGGGTTCATGGGAGCCACACACGAAAATAGCGATTGGACGATCGCGCTGGCATTTGTAATGGGAGCCATATTTTCTGCCACAGCTGGATTTATAGGTATGAAAATCGCAACGAAAGCGAATGTACGTACAGCTAACGCGGCGAGAAATAGCTTATCGAAAGCATTGAAAGTATCATTCACCGGTGGATCGGTAATGGGCATGGGCGTTGCTGGCTTAGCCGTATTAGGTTTGGGTGGATTGTTTATTGTACTGAAAACATATTTCGGTGCGGAAGCTAATAGCGCCGAGATGATTAAAACCATTGAAGTTCTTACCGGCTTCTCCTTGGGCGCTGAAAGCATCGCCTTGTTTGCCCGCGTGGGAGGTGGCATCTATACCAAAGCTGCCGATGTAGGCGCTGACCTTGTTGGTAAAGTAGAAGCGGGAATCCCTGAGGATGATCCACGTAACCCCGCTACTATTGCCGATAACGTAGGCGATAACGTAGGCGATGTGGCCGGTATGGGCGCTGATCTTTTCGGTTCTTATGTGGCCACGGTGCTAGCAACCATGGTATTAGGCGCTGAAACCAGCTCGGTTGACCAGTTTGGCGGTTTAGCACCGATTCTGTTACCGATGTTGATCGCGGGACTTGGGATTATCTTTTCTATTATCGGTACCTGGTTCGTAAGGATCAGCGAATCAGTCGGTCAAAGTACTGCTGCCGTACAGAAAGCGTTGAACATGGGCAACTGGGGTTCTATCGTATTAACAGCCATTTGCTCCTATTTCCTAGTTAATTATATTTTGGCGGATGAAATGTCTTTGCGCGGCCTTCCGTTTACCAAGAATGGGGTATTCGGCGCTATCATAGTAGGTTTGCTTGTCGGAACGCTGATGAGTATCATCACGGAATATTATACGGCGATGGGTAAACGCCCGGTTCGTTCTATTATCAGGCAATCAGCTACGGGGCATGCAACGAATATTATCGGTGGCCTATCTGTTGGAATGGAATCTACCTTATTACCCATTATAGTATTAGCAGCGGGTATTTACGGTTCCTATCATTTCGCAGGTTTATATGGTGTGGCAATCGCTGCCGCCGGTATGATGGCTACTACGGCTATGCAATTGGCAATCGATGCATTCGGCCCGATTGCTGATAATGCGGGGGGAATTGCCGAAATGAGCGAGTTACCGAAAGAAGTTAGGGAAAAAACAGATATCCTTGATGCGGTTGGTAATACTACTGCCGCGACTGGTAAAGGCTTCGCGATAGCTTCCGCAGCGCTTACAGCCTTGGCATTATTCGCAGCCTTCGTTGGTATAGCAGGTATTGATGGTATTAATATTTATAAAGCAGATGTGCTGGCCGGCTTATTTATTGGCGGGATGATTCCTTTCATTTTTTCATCATTAGCTATCGCGGCAGTTGGTCGCGCGGCTATGGCGATGGTGGAAGAAGTTCGCCGTCAATTTAGGGAGATTCCCGGTATCTTGGAAGGTACTGGTAAACCTGAATACGATAAATGTGTGGCGATATCAACACAGGCATCTATCCGCGAAATGATTCTACCCGGAGCAATTGCTTTAATTACCCCTGTTATAATCGGTTTTATTTTTGGCCCTGAAGTATTAGGGGGCTTCCTTGCAGGCGCTACCGTTAGCGGTGTGTTGATGGGTATGTTCCAAAATAATGCAGGTGGCGCTTGGGATAATGCGAAGAAATCTTTTGAAAAAGGGGTGGAAATCAACGGGGAAACTTATTATAAAAAGTCAGAACCGCATAAGGCTTCCGTAACCGGTGATACGGTGGGAGATCCATTTAAAGATACTTCGGGCCCTTCTATGAACATCCTGATCAAGTTGATGTCGATCGTGTCGCTGGTGATAGCGCCAACTTTGGCAAGTATTTTCCATACGAAAGATATGGCCAAACAAGAGCCGAAACCGGTGGTAGCCCCGGCTTCAACAGTAACCCAGGATGATGCAAATAAAACCGTCTTCCTGGAGAAAGATCAAGAGGGGAAGTTTACAAAATTGTAA